A window of Phragmites australis chromosome 2, lpPhrAust1.1, whole genome shotgun sequence genomic DNA:
TCGACGTCGGCGGCGGGTCCGGCGGCGCTGCCAGGGCCATCGCCGCCGCGTTCCCGCACGTCAGGTGCAGCGTCCTGGAGCTGCCGCACGTCGTCGCGAGCGTCCCGCCGGGTGAACGCGGCGGCGTGGAGTTCGTCGCAGGGGACATGTTCGAGCACGTCCCCAAGGCCGACGCTGTCCTCCTCAAGGTCAGAAACACTTGGCTTCGCCATCAGCTCACCGCTACTTTGCCATGTGAAATGCTGAACAATGACGTTGCGGTTGTTGCGAGCTTGTTGTGCAGTGGATCTTGCATGGATGGGACGACGAGGAGTGCGTGCGGATACTACGGCGGTGCAGGGAGGCGATCCCGACGAAGGACAGCGGCAGGGTGATCGTGATGGACCTGGTGGTGGGATCGAGCCCGGCGGACGAGAGGGCCACCGAGACGCAGCTGTTGTGGGACGTGATGATGATGGGTGTGGTCGGGAGCCCCGAGCGGGACGAGCGCGAGTGGCGCAAGATATTCGAGGACGCGGGCTTCAGCGGTTACAAGATCGTGGCCGTCCTCGGGATTCGGTCAGTGATCGAGGTGTACCCTTGATTTCTTATATGGCACAAGCAGACTATCCACCACGTACTCTTCAGTGTAACAGATACTTGTAAAACGCAAAAATAATCCCTACGGACACCAGAAAGAACATGGTTTTTCATGCGATGAATAACCAAAGAATCCACCTGCAATGCAGCAGAATAGAGGTCCATAAGCAACATAGCATTAGTGTTACACAGGGTAACTGCGACCAGGGTTCGTGATATAGCTACAGAAGTGACAGGAGCTTTTACTTGATACATAAACGGTACATCAAAGCTGACAGACCATCCCATAAAGATTTGCATACGGGGTACATGGAGAGACCATGGCACTTTGTGGGCTTCATATGAGACCTCAAAAAACTGCATGGAGTGCATCAGGACACCTGAGACCAGAACCATAATACCTGGGGTGTTTAGCTGAGGCATGTACAGGAGTGGTTCACCAAAGATCATTCGTTGACTTCTTGTGCAAATGACTAATTAGCTTGTGCAGAGCAACAGAGGCGATGAGGTCAAAAGGCAGCTTACGGCATACTCTGTGGAGTACTGGGAAAGTAAAACTTACTGAGTAACTTGGAAGTACTCTGAACATCATTGAAGGAGCATCACATTCCCAAGGGAGCGGCACAGAGAGCTGGAAGAGCGGCACTCGGGGTGGAGCGGTTGTACCCAAACAAGTCTAGCATCCGTGGATTTTGGCACTCAGTCTCATAGTTCCCTTCCTTGACACCATCATCATCTGCTGGCAAGATTTTCTCGGTCAAGGAAAAACCAAAAAGCCTGCAGCTAGTTTTGCGAACCTCCCTTCCACCAGATCCAAACTTGGCAGTATCTCCAGGTGCTGAAGCTCTTCTAGTCTCAAATTGCTCCAAACTAATTTGACCAGGCGCTTCATGCTGTGTTCTGGTCTGAGTTTCCCACGGTATATCAAATGGGCTAGGCTGACTGCCATTTGCACCTTCGCCATTAGTCTTGCTTGCCAATCCAAGCTGTGAAACCACTGTCCGGTTAAACATATGATCAGGGTAGGGAGAGGGCACTTGTGCTGCTGGCGGAGTAGATAGTGTGAGTGAACATTCTTGAGCTGCAGCTGATAATCCATTCACAGCTGAGGTACGCATATAACTATTTGACCCATATCCGCCTTTCACTGAACATGCCTCAGACATCATTCCTTGGAACATAGGAACTGCCCCAGAAATTTCTTGACCTTGCAAGACCTCTGAGAATCCGATAGATTCATTGAAGCCTACAGATTGGTAGGTAAAACCGGAGTTCTGCACCGCTAGTCTGCTTGTTGGACCACTCAACATGCAGCTTCGTGCATTAGTAAGGAACCTCCTAGCATCAGAAGATTGAAATTGTGCAACCTCGGCTGTTTGAGGAGCACATGTAATGCGATGAGTTCTAAAACCCATCAATTCTTGACCTTGCAAGACCCTGGGTAACTTTCCAGTTTCCGCGGAGTCAATACAACCATTCCCTGTGTTATCTAATGCAACAGTCAATTAGTACACAGTTAAACGATAGTGTATATGTGTACAGACATTAGCCTCGTGCTATGGGAACTTACACATAGTTGGAACGTCCAAATTTCCCTGAGGACACAACTTGGTTCTTTTAGAACTGGATGCGGACAGTGAATGGGCAACAGAGACTGAACTACCAACTATCTCGATCTCCCGTGGAGATGCTCTATCTTGACCATTGCAGTCAGTACCATCCTCCCATCTTACCTGTATGTAAAGGCAACACTTAGTTTGCAGATATTACCTAATCTGCATAACTCAAAGTTATAAATTGAATTAATCATCGGTGGATtgcatatattattttcttaacacaaaggaaaacagaTCAAACATCATCAGTTCTTGCTACCTGGCAAACATTTTCACCAGTATGTTTGTTTGTGGTCTGGGGACAAATACCTGTAGCTGAAGGTCAAAACTCAAAAcctaaaaaatttctaagttaCTAGGCACATCGCATGGTAATATTTTTTTTCGACATCTGTGTAAGGTGGAGTTGGTCAATTAATCCTTTATAATATTTAGGCAGGTGGTTTGATTCAAATCTCCCCATAAACTTGCCGGTTAGGGAGAGTTATAGTGTATCTGTGACTCTACCTTGTGAACTAAGAGTTTTAGTATAGCATGCACGTTACATATAACCATCAGTTAGCCAACAATAACAAGTTAACACAGGCATGAGGCTACTATAGTCTGTGCTGTCGTATTTCTCTTGTGGTAGGAGTTATATGCCAAGTCCCTGCTTTAGTGGTCGAAGCCCAAAGGTATAACATGCATGGGCAACAGGCTAAGGACCTTCCTCATTTATGTGTTACCATTCTCTTCCCTTAACTCCCTTAATTAACACAAGACTACACTAAAAACCATCTTTACCAGAATCCAAACAACCTCCAGGAATAGATTTATAAAAGCTTGCCAGACAGATGGCAATAATGAGAATCAGAGTATGGAGCTTAATAAAATCAGTTGAAATGCCATACCAGCAGGCTTCTCCACTTTGAGCCAGGCCATTTCATGCGGTCTACTTCACTACTGCCAACAATCGTTCCAGACcgcctaaaaaataaaaagtaagaAACAAGAAAGTATTGCATACAGCCAAAATTTAGTTGAATTGAAAGGAGTAGGACAGACCTTTCATTAACATCTTCGTTCTCACACTGGAAGTTGATCCTTGTTCCAATACAAAGTGGTTGGTTGAGGCTCTTCATGAACTTCCGATATGGAATAATGTATTCTGAAGCGGTAGCTCTGCAGAGCAAGAATTCAAATTGAAAACTGTCATAATATTTTATTCTTAACCCACTCAAAAGTATCTATTTACTTGGCATGGTATTGAACATAGAAACCTATTTTGACAGGGAGTTTGACTGGTATTTTTGTTATATACTAGCAGAAATACAAAATTGTAATATTGTGGAAGTAACTATGACAGAAAATTGTCATTTTCCCATTGCCCGTCTTGATATGTACAATATATATCCAGAGACGTCGGTAAAGGGAGAAAACCAAGCCTTCTTGCAAGCAAGGCATACAAATATAACAAAGGTCTAGGCCTGAAAAGTTCAACCAGCAAAAATACACAAAGTAACAAAGATCCTCAATATGTCAAAGTTTAAGTTTTAACCACGATCACTTCTTAACTTTACTGTTGAAAAGAATTCGACTTCAGTATATCATCTGATCAACATCATATTGTACCCAGTCAGTATTATATGTCTCATTTAAAGAAACATTGGCTATACTGAAATGAATAATGTATGTTTAATCAACAAACCTTGGATTGTAGGAAATGTGAAAGACACTTCGATGTTTCAAGGAATCAGCTATAGCAGACAATGTATGCCGCTTTGAACTGTCGCTACTGAAATCTTGAAAAAGGGCCTCATTTTTAAGCTGAATGGCTCTCCTTACACCCAGTCTTAGTTCACCATCATCACCACTACAGAGGTAAAAAATACTTTGTTGAATAGAACAAATAAGAACACTAAGTAGTTAAGGCTACCAAATTGTTCATGCACTTGCCGGAGAAATAAGACTGCATCCCCTGAAACCAGCTTCTTTTTATTGACAAATGAGCTCCATCCAGTTGTTAAGAGATGCCTACGAGGTTGACCTGGGATGCGAAGAAATTTCATCACTTGCTTGAATTAGAAAATAACCAACAGCAATTCCATCATAATAACAATTCACAATGGATGATAAAAGTAACTCAAGCAACACTAAGATCAGAGATCAATTCAGCCATTATTTCAAAGACACTAATTCTTGTAAGAAACAAGGTACTGCTTGAGTACAGCAAATAATCTTTTCTGTACACATAATATTCCAAGATATATGGTAATATAGCATAATATAATCATGAACAAAAGTTACAAAACACTAAAAAGTAGAAATGTGCAATAGAATTCATACCAGTAAGATTTTGCCAATCCAAAACCAagaaaaaatattgtcatgAAAATAGGAATTCAAAATGTCAAAGAAACATCTGACATACATTTCAGAATAGTGATTAAAATATTCTTCCATGATTTAGCTTAGGTATTCTTGTTTTAAAGAGATAAACACAATAACAGAGCTTTTAGCACTGGTCTTTATTTGCCTCTGAAATAAACAAGCATATGGAAACATCATTTGTAAGTTCCATATAAAAGTGTCATATGAAACATTCACTCGCAACTTATTAACACATATTGTAAAAAGGGTGTTGCCCACTCCTTGTACAGTAACACTGATCtcacccctataaatatgacGGAACTTCCACTTTGCTCCATGCAAATCCTTGGCAATAAGCTCTTGAGAAGGCCTAAGCTGATTGTAATCCTATCAAGGAACAAAGGAACCAAAAGTGGTTAGCACTGCAGGCCAAGGAGCTTGTAAGAGCCCAATGGCCCAATGAAAGATCCAGCCATATCACCAGTGGTGGGAAGCAGTCCTCAGCAGCACGGCGAGGAACAGAGAACCCTCCATGCGTGCTTGTGTCAGACGCCGTGAGTGTTTTGCAGAACATGTGCAGCATCCGGGACTTCCTTTCAGCATCAAAATCCTCCATGTCATCTTCCCCTTCAACTCCACCACAACGCAGATTTCTCTCAAATGCCTGAACCAACAAAAATGTGCAGTTCATGCATGAAGCATGCCTATAGAAACGGTATTATTCCACACACAAAATATTCGTTTCATATCTTTCAGGAAATAAACCCCACAGCTCGTCATTGTTCACCATAGATGACACACTGGAATGATTTATCAGGTACGTAACACGCCAACAGTTGCATGCTAGGCATGCTAAATGAAACCACATTACACGAAGACATGCCTATTTCATCCAAGAAATAGCAACAAAGTAGCTCAATAAAATTAGAAAGAACTATACAAATAACTAAAAATGTCTACTTCGTCAAAAGCGTCTCTCCATTCCCGAATCCTCTTGAGCAACCGAAGCCAAACGAAATCCAAAAGCGCACACGCACACATTACGCATTCCTACACCACACCCAGAACTGAAAACGAAACTGGACCGACACATTTGACACCCCAAAAATCTCATCCAATCACGGGGAACATGAATCCCCCCAGCACCCGTGAGCATGCGAATCCAATCGAGTGACTGAGCAGGTAAAA
This region includes:
- the LOC133908762 gene encoding auxin response factor 3-like isoform X2, which translates into the protein MGIDLNMVDVEGEERQPPPAVCRELWHACAGPVVALPRRGSLVVYLPQGHLAAAGGRGGDASVDLPPHVVCRVADVELCAETATDEVYARLALVAEGEAFERNLRCGGVEGEDDMEDFDAERKSRMLHMFCKTLTASDTSTHGGFSVPRRAAEDCFPPLDYNQLRPSQELIAKDLHGAKWKFRHIYRGQPRRHLLTTGWSSFVNKKKLVSGDAVLFLRGDDGELRLGVRRAIQLKNEALFQDFSSDSSKRHTLSAIADSLKHRSVFHISYNPRATASEYIIPYRKFMKSLNQPLCIGTRINFQCENEDVNERRSGTIVGSSEVDRMKWPGSKWRSLLVRWEDGTDCNGQDRASPREIEIVGSSVSVAHSLSASSSKRTKLCPQGNLDVPTMWNGCIDSAETGKLPRVLQGQELMGFRTHRITCAPQTAEVAQFQSSDARRFLTNARSCMLSGPTSRLAVQNSGFTYQSVGFNESIGFSEVLQGQEISGAVPMFQGMMSEACSVKGGYGSNSYMRTSAVNGLSAAAQECSLTLSTPPAAQVPSPYPDHMFNRTVVSQLGLASKTNGEGANGSQPSPFDIPWETQTRTQHEAPGQISLEQFETRRASAPGDTAKFGSGGREVRKTSCRLFGFSLTEKILPADDDGVKEGNYETECQNPRMLDLFGYNRSTPSAALPALCAAPLGM
- the LOC133908762 gene encoding auxin response factor 3-like isoform X1, with amino-acid sequence MGIDLNMVDVEGEERQPPPAVCRELWHACAGPVVALPRRGSLVVYLPQGHLAAAGGRGGDASVDLPPHVVCRVADVELCAETATDEVYARLALVAEGEAFERNLRCGGVEGEDDMEDFDAERKSRMLHMFCKTLTASDTSTHGGFSVPRRAAEDCFPPLDYNQLRPSQELIAKDLHGAKWKFRHIYRGQPRRHLLTTGWSSFVNKKKLVSGDAVLFLRGDDGELRLGVRRAIQLKNEALFQDFSSDSSKRHTLSAIADSLKHRSVFHISYNPRATASEYIIPYRKFMKSLNQPLCIGTRINFQCENEDVNERRSGTIVGSSEVDRMKWPGSKWRSLLVRWEDGTDCNGQDRASPREIEIVGSSVSVAHSLSASSSKRTKLCPQGNLDVPTMYNTGNGCIDSAETGKLPRVLQGQELMGFRTHRITCAPQTAEVAQFQSSDARRFLTNARSCMLSGPTSRLAVQNSGFTYQSVGFNESIGFSEVLQGQEISGAVPMFQGMMSEACSVKGGYGSNSYMRTSAVNGLSAAAQECSLTLSTPPAAQVPSPYPDHMFNRTVVSQLGLASKTNGEGANGSQPSPFDIPWETQTRTQHEAPGQISLEQFETRRASAPGDTAKFGSGGREVRKTSCRLFGFSLTEKILPADDDGVKEGNYETECQNPRMLDLFGYNRSTPSAALPALCAAPLGM